CGATACCGGCCTGCTGATCGGCCGCGACGGCAAAACCGGAAAGCTCCTGCGCTATGACGGCCCGGCCCATCTGCTGACGATGGCACCGACGCGCACCGGCAAGGGCGTGGGAACCATCATCCCCAACCTGCTCACGGCCGACCGCTCCGTGATCTGCATCGACCCCAAGGGCGAAAATGCCAGGATTGCCGGCCGCGCCCGCCAGACCTTCGGCCCGGTCCACGTCCTCGACCCCTTCGGCGTCACCGGCCAGCCCTCGGCCGCCTTCAATCCCCTCGACCAGCTTGACCCGGCCGGCCTCGATGTCGCGGAAGATGCCAGCACCTTGGCCGACGCGCTCGTGTTCGATGAACCGGGCATGGCCGGGGAAGCGCATTGGAACGAGGAAGCCAAGGCGCTCATTGCCGGCCTGATCCTCCATATTGCAGCCAGCGAGCCGCGCGACAGGCGAAACCTCGCCACCCTGCGCGAAGCCCTCACCCTCGCCCCTGAAGCCTTCGCGGCGCTCCTGAAGGACATGCAGGCGTCAACGGCCGCCGGCGGCCTGATCGCCCGCGCCGCTAACCGCCACCTCGGCAAATCCGACCGGGAAGCGGCCGGCGTCCTCTCGGCCGCGCAGCGCCATACCCATTTCCTCGACAGCCCGCGCATGGTCGCGGTCCTCGGCGGCTCCGATTTCCGCTTTGCCGATCTCAAGCGCCGCAACGCCTCGGTGTTCCTCGTCCTGCCGCCCGATCGGCTCGCCACCTATTCCCGATGGCTGCGCCTGCTCGTCTCGCAAAGCCTGATCGACATGGCCCGCGATCCCGTCAAGCCGGCTGCCCCGATCCTCTACCTGCTGGATGAGTTCGCCGCCCTCGGCCACCTCGCCCCCGTCGAGCGCGCAATGGGCCTCATGGCCGGCTACGGCGTCCAGCTCTGGCCGATCTTGCAGGACGTTCACCAGCTCCGCGCCACCTACGGGCAACGCGCCGGCACCTTCCTGTCAAACGCCGGCGTTTTGCAGGTGTTCGGCGTCAACGATCACGATAGCGCCCGCCTCGTCTCCGATCTGCTCGGCCAGGGAACCGTTGTGTTCCAGACCATGAGCCGGGCGCTCGATTCCGAAAAATCCGGCCTCTCCTACGGCGAGCAACACACGGCCCGGCCGCTGCTGACCCCTGATGAGGTCCGCAACCTGCCTGCACATGCCGAATTGCTGTTCCTCGCCGGGCAACGGCCGATCGTCGCCGGAAAGCTCGCCTATTACGCCGATGCAGAATTTCGGGGGCTGTATGATGCGCCCTGATCGCTCTAACGCCATTCGGGCGAAGCGGACCCGGCGCTAAAGCGCCGGGACATTGTTACGAACGGCCCTCCGGCTCTCTACGGCGCTATTGGGGAGCGCGTTCGCCTCCGGGCCGGCGCGGCTCGCGCCGCGATCTACCTGACGACCTGGTGCAAGCTCTATTCAGG
This genomic window from Ancylobacter sp. IITR112 contains:
- a CDS encoding type IV secretory system conjugative DNA transfer family protein, whose amino-acid sequence is MNQATLAWAAFKNMLRAAARDPVWAISSILMSPFRAGRYLLQVGFFVFLVTLMLAVAANGIPQEWWIARTIAGLLLLLFFLVLVFRVLTNPLIEHFGDMEGETHGSARFATDKETAALARADTGLLIGRDGKTGKLLRYDGPAHLLTMAPTRTGKGVGTIIPNLLTADRSVICIDPKGENARIAGRARQTFGPVHVLDPFGVTGQPSAAFNPLDQLDPAGLDVAEDASTLADALVFDEPGMAGEAHWNEEAKALIAGLILHIAASEPRDRRNLATLREALTLAPEAFAALLKDMQASTAAGGLIARAANRHLGKSDREAAGVLSAAQRHTHFLDSPRMVAVLGGSDFRFADLKRRNASVFLVLPPDRLATYSRWLRLLVSQSLIDMARDPVKPAAPILYLLDEFAALGHLAPVERAMGLMAGYGVQLWPILQDVHQLRATYGQRAGTFLSNAGVLQVFGVNDHDSARLVSDLLGQGTVVFQTMSRALDSEKSGLSYGEQHTARPLLTPDEVRNLPAHAELLFLAGQRPIVAGKLAYYADAEFRGLYDAP